In Drosophila simulans strain w501 chromosome 3R, Prin_Dsim_3.1, whole genome shotgun sequence, a single window of DNA contains:
- the LOC6730373 gene encoding sodium-coupled monocarboxylate transporter 2 — protein MSTSTTTTMASAVSSASQDLRFGLTDYFVFIIMLGASAGIGVYFGFFSRSKNTTEEYLRGGKKMQTLPIAISLVASQLSGIAIMSIPAESYTYGFNYIFVVLAMLVVIPILIYVIVPVFYENNVSNCYEYLEMRFNKRTRQLVTFFFVTNSFLMLPVYMFIPSLAFAQVTGMNIHLINVMVSSICIFYTMLGGIKAVVWTDVVQGGIMLLSVVAVGVLGTIRSGGISTVMERASDGGRFNFDFGLDPRIRMTFWGATMGGIFMWTGHIGLNQSCVQRIVSLPSYSHAKKSLIVSGLGFLIISFFNTISGIIMFARYYGCDPMLAGLVSKPDKMMPFFVQDIMGHLAGMPGVFISCVFSAALSSLSATLNSLAGVVYFDYIKPRIRHTEARANWAMKLIVVVMGGYCILGGFMVQNFNSILQTVVTITGINTGAVVGVFLLGMFVPRCNGKTAVTSIIVSVVAMVWIIANGQMNFKSGLIKYEVLPNSLDQCEARGLHMIAEAINKTDFTPVTMKPPSGAPVTTAFHSDRDFSLYDISFYWYKVLGSALVFLCAIPLSYIWRPDENEKQNPKLYSPFVRKFLSLPVKDQELEEVPLRGSKVGETPDLRIDPTEKEKQTVTEP, from the exons ATgtccacctccaccaccaccaccatggCCAGTGCTGTGTCCAGCGCTTCGCAGGACCTGCGGTTTGGTCTCACGGACTACTTCGTCTTTATCATCATGCTGGGCGCGTCTGCGGGCATTGGGGTGTACTTCGGATTCTTCTCGAGGTCCAAGAACACCACGGAGGAGTATCTGCGCGGCGGGAAGAAGATGCAGACCCTGCCCATAGCGATATCTCTGGTAGCCAG CCAGCTGTCCGGCATCGCCATCATGTCCATTCCGGCGGAAAGTTACACCTATGGATTCAACTATATATTCGTGGTCCTAGCCATGCTGGTTGTGATTCCTATTTTAATCTACGTAATTGTTCCTGTCTTCTATGAAAATAATGTCTCTAATTGTTATGAG TACCTCGAGATGAGATTCAATAAGCGAACGCGGCAGTTGGTAACCTTCTTTTTCGTGACAAACTCGTTCCTGATGTTACCCGTCTATATGTTTATTCCATCGCTCGCTTTTGCCCAGG TTACTGGCATGAACATCCACTTGATCAACGTAATGGTGTCCTCCATCTGCATCTTCTACACGATGCTGGGGGGGATCAAGGCGGTGGTCTGGACCGACGTGGTGCAGGGTGGCATTATGCTACTCTCTGTGGTTGCTGTCGGAGTTCTGGGCACAATCCGATCGGGAGGCATATCCACTGTTATGGAACGCGCCTCGGACGGCGGACGATTCAACTTTGA CTTTGGCTTGGATCCTCGTATACGGATGACTTTCTGGGGCGCCACCATGGGAGGTATCTTCATGTGGACGGGTCACATTGGCCTGAACCAGAGCTGTGTGCAGCGCATCGTCTCCCTGCCTTCGTACTCCCATGCTAAAAA ATCATTGATCGTTTCTGGCCTAGGGTTTCTAATTATAAGTTTCTTCAACACTATCTCTGGAATCATTATGTTTGCCCGCTACTATGGATGCGATCCAATGCTAGCTGGT CTGGTGAGCAAGCCGGACAAGATGATGCCATTCTTTGTGCAGGACATCATGGGACACCTGGCCGGAATGCCTGGCGTCTTCATCTCCTGTGTGTTCAGTGCCGCCCTCAGCTCGCTTTCTGCCACGCTGAACTCCCTGGCCGGAGTGGTTTACTTCGACTACATAAAGCCCCGAATTCGGCACACGGAGGCCAGAGCCAACTGGGCCATGAAACTGATCGTGGTGGTAATGGGGGGCTACTGCATCCTGGGCGGCTTCATGGTCCAGAACTTCAACTCGATCCTGCAAACGGTGGTCACCATAACGGGCATAAATACGGGCGCTGTGGTGGGTGTTTTCCTCTTGGGAATGTTTGTGCCGCGCTGCAATGGCAAAACGGCTGTCACAAGCATTATCGTCAGCGTGGTCGCCATGGTGTGGATTATCGCCAATGGCCAGATGAACTTCAAGTCCGGACTGATTAAGTACGAGGTGCTGCCCAACTCACTGGATCAGTGTGAGGCCAGAGGTCTTCACATGATTGCGGAGGCTAT CAACAAGACTGACTTCACCCCTGTCACGATGAAACCTCCTTCTGGCGCACCAGTGACCACCGCCTTCCACAGCGATCGGGACTTTTCTCTGTACGACATCTCCTTCTATTGGTACAAGGTTCTGGGTAGCGCTCTGGTCTTTCTGTGTGCTATCCCATTGAGCTACATCTGGCGACCCGACGAGAACGAGAAACAGAATCCAAAGCTGTACTCGCCCTTCGTGCGAAAGTTCCTCTCCCTGCCTGTCAAGGATCAGGAACTGGAGGAGGTGCCTCTTCGAGGATCCAAGGTCGGCGAGACTCCCGACCTCCGCATAGATCCTaccgaaaaggaaaaacaaactgtCACCGAGCCCTGA
- the LOC6730374 gene encoding sodium-coupled monocarboxylate transporter 1 produces the protein MSSLLNATVLATAATVVPDSQFVFNATDYGVFALVLSISAAIGVYFGFFAKGEDTTEEYLMGGKRMKTIPIAISLVASQLSAISIMTIPAEMYAYGINWFFNVVCMVAVVPLLNYVVIPVFYNNNITNCYEYLEMRFSRKVRVLQTFIFILTMFFMLPIFIFLPSLAFAQVTGFNVHLINTVVCSICVFYTMFGGIKAVVWTDVIQAAIMVASVVLVGVMGAHRVGGFFEVLRIAGEGGRLDINYNFDLTTRSTIWNIFTSATMMWTGYVGLNQSCVQRIVSLPSLGHARRSLVLFGFGFILIMFFNCFTGIVIYSRFHDCDPIQSGHVSKVDKMVPYFVQDTVGNLWGMPGVFISCVFSAALSTLSASINSLGGVVYFDYIKPHIRHTEHRANVIMKLFVFFTGIYCILGGMVVENFNSILQVIYSIGGMSFGSTCGVFMLGMLVPKSHGRAALVGVLASIACMATIVILSWGRNHYDTLPTSTSACPASLNGTITEISTASPLILGSTTEAPVGDKGFSILDLSFNWYTVTGFVITWLLGIPLSYILKSGPDYKLNPKLLSPVVQPFVHYKLTPSDEPNQINLEKPEKV, from the exons ATGTCGTCCCTTTTGAACGCTACCGTCCTGGCAACCGCTGCCACCGTGGTTCCAGACTCACAGTTCGTGTTCAACGCCACGGATTACGGCGTGTTCGCCCTGGTGCTGAGCATCTCTGCCGCCATTGGAGTTTATTTCGGATTCTTTGCCAAGGGCGAGGACACCACAGAGGAGTACCTGATGGGCGGCAAGCGGATGAAGACGATTCCCATCGCCATTTCGCTGGTGGCCAGTCAACTGTCGGCGATCTCCATAATGACCATTCCGGCGGAAATGTACGCCTACGGAATCAACTGGTTTTTCAACGTGGTTTGCATGGTGGCTGTGGTGCCGCTTCTGAATTACGTGGTGATCCCGGTTttctacaacaacaacatcacaAACTGCTATGAG TACTTGGAGATGCGCTTCTCCCGGAAGGTGCGAGTGCTGCAGACCTTCATCTTCATATTGACGATGTTTTTCATGCTCCCGATCTTCATCTTCCTGCCCTCCCTGGCCTTTGCACAGG TGACTGGATTTAATGTGCACCTTATCAACACCGTTGTGTGCAGCATCTGCGTCTTCTACACCATGTTCGGAGGTATCAAGGCCGTGGTGTGGACCGATGTTATCCAGGCAGCCATTATGGTTGCTTCCGTGGTTCTAGTGGGCGTGATGGGCGCCCACCGAGTGGGAGGCTTCTTTGAAGTGCTGCGCATTGCCGGGGAAGGTGGACGCCTGGATATCAACTACAACTTCGACCTGACCACGCGCTCTACCATCTGGAACATATTCACATCGGCGACTATGATGTGGACGGGATACGTGGGCCTGAACCAGAGCTGCGTGCAGCGAATCGTGTCCCTGCCTTCACTGGGCCACGCCAGAAGATCGCTGGTGCTCTTTGGCTTCGGGTTTATCCTGATCATGTTCTTCAACTGCTTCACAGGCATTGTGATTTACTCCCGCTTTCACGACTGCGATCCCATCCAGTCTGGGCATGTCTCTAAGGTGGACAAGATGGTTCCGTACTTCGTGCAGGATACCGTAGGTAACTTGTGGGGCATGCCAGGTGTGTTTATTTCCTGCGTGTTCAGCGCTGCCCTTAGCACGCTTTCCGCCAGCATCAATTCCCTCGGAGGAGTTGTCTACTTCGACTACATCAAGCCACACATTCGACACACGGAGCACCGGGCCAACGTGATTATGAAACTGTTCGTTTTCTTCACCGGAATCTACTGCATCTTGGGTGGGATGGTTGTTGAGAACTTCAACTCCATTCTGCAAGTCATCTATTCCATTGGAGGCATGAGCTTTGGCTCGACGTGTGGCGTTTTTATGCTGGGAATGCTGGTGCCAAAATCACATGGCAGG GCCGCTTTAGTTGGAGTTCTCGCTAGCATTGCCTGTATGGCCACCATTGTGATTTTGAGCTGGGGACGCAATCACTATGACACCCTGCCCACGAGCACATCCGCTTGTCCAGCTTCCCTGAACGGAACCATAACAGAAATCAGCACAGCTTCACCTCTGATCCTTGGTTCCACCACAGAAGCCCCTGTGGGGGACAAGGGATTCAGCATCCTGGACCTCTCCTTTAACTGGTACACGGTCACAGGCTTCGTCATCACCTGGCTGTTAGGTATTCCGCTGAGTTACATCCTGAAGTCTGGGCCCGATTACAAGCTGAACCCTAAGCTCCTGTCTCCGGTGGTGCAGCCGTTCGTTCATTACAAGCTGACGCCGTCGGATGAACCCAACCAGATAAACCTAGAGAAACCCGAAAAGGTCTGA
- the LOC27209110 gene encoding glycine-rich protein DOT1 encodes MNSFSVFLVFALAALAAAEPPSGYNYPRGGGGGGGGGFGGGFGGGFGGGGGGGGGGYQAVSGGFQTSEGQNVDPQLLEQVRQILLNEESKQGGGGGGGGGGGGGGYPSGPSSSYGPPSTSYGAPGIGGGGRVVGIDLEGVRQAIQVAQFAQQSSQAGGGGGGYPSAPSGSYGAPSRPSGSYGAPF; translated from the exons ATGAACTCCTTCTCAGTG TTCTTAGTGTTCGCGCTGGCCGCTCTGGCTGCAGCAGAGCCACCATCCGGATATAACTATCCCcgcggcggaggcggtggtggcggcggcggattTGGAGGTGGCTTCGGCGGCGGATTcggaggtggcggcggcggtggcggtggcggctACCAGGCTGTGAGCGGCGGCTTCCAGACCTCCGAGGGCCAGAACGTGGATCCCCAGCTTCTGGAGCAGGTGCGTCAGATCCTGCTGAACGAGGAGAGCAAGCagggcggcggtggtggtggaggcggcggcggcggcggtggtggctaCCCTAGTGGCCCATCCAGCAGCTACGGTCCACCTTCCACCAGCTACGGAGCCCCCGGAATCGGAGGCGGTGGCCGTGTCGTGGGCATCGATCTGGAAGGCGTCCGCCAGGCCATCCAGGTGGCCCAGTTCGCCCAGCAGAGCTCGCAGGCGggaggtggcggcggtggaTACCCCAGTGCCCCATCCGGATCGTATGGAGCCCCTTCAAGGCCCAGCGGCAGCTATGGAGCGCCCTTCTAG